A genomic window from Anthonomus grandis grandis chromosome 2, icAntGran1.3, whole genome shotgun sequence includes:
- the LOC126733513 gene encoding MOB kinase activator-like 2 isoform X2, with product MDRLPDYLRDTMDWFIGSVVLFNRKTRRREKEGQDTSSTADSKLYLEATVLERKLPEMDMRILVDLPAGLDYNEWLASHTMALFDHVNLVYGTISEFCTTSTCPDMTGPGQRTYLWFDEKGKKTKVAAPQYIDYVMTFIQKTISDETIFPTKYANEFPVSFESIVRKIVRLLFHVVAHLYAAHFKEVVMLGLHSHLNQTFAHLMALHNRFALIDPKETDILHDLEVALGLNEDPPPETSSNNNEAENGVEKATGDEESGDNKS from the exons ATGGACCGTTTACCAGATTATCTACGCGACACCATGGATTGGTTTATAGG gtctGTTGTtctatttaatagaaaaacaagAAGAAGAGAGAAAGAAGGACAAGACACATCCTCCACGGCAGATTCCAAACTTTATCTCGAAGCCACcgttttagaaagaaaattgcCGGAGATGGATATGAGAATTTTAGTTGACTTACCTGCTGGACTAGACTATAATGAATGGCTGGCCTCACATA CTATGGCCCTATTTGATCATGTGAATCTGGTCTACGGAACAATTAGTGAATTTTGCACCACAAGCACTTGTCCTGATATGACTGGTCCCGGACAAAG gaCTTACCTGTGGTTCGATGAGAAAGGGAAGAAAACCAAAGTGGCCGCCCCCCAATACATTGATTATGTGATGACCTTCATACAGAAAACCATTAGCGACGAGACTATATTTCCTACCAAATATG CGAACGAATTTCCCGTCTCGTTCGAATCGATAGTCAGGAAAATAGTGAGGCTGCTGTTCCACGTGGTGGCTCACTTGTACGCCGCCCATTTCAAAGAGGTGGTGATGCTGGGTCTGCACTCGCACTTAAACCAAACGTTCGCCCACCTGATGGCGCTCCACAACAGGTTCGCCCTGATCGATCCCAAAGAAACCGACATCCTGCACGATCTGGAGGTCGCGCTGGGTCTGAATGAGGACCCGCCACCCGAAACCTCTTCGAATAATAATGAGGCTGAAAATGGGGTCGAAAAGGCCACCGGTGACGAAGAGA GTGGCGACAATAAATCCTAA
- the LOC126733513 gene encoding MOB kinase activator-like 2 isoform X1 has protein sequence MWLTRAIYGKSKLDNAAKVLVMDEGSLTTCFCRKTRRREKEGQDTSSTADSKLYLEATVLERKLPEMDMRILVDLPAGLDYNEWLASHTMALFDHVNLVYGTISEFCTTSTCPDMTGPGQRTYLWFDEKGKKTKVAAPQYIDYVMTFIQKTISDETIFPTKYANEFPVSFESIVRKIVRLLFHVVAHLYAAHFKEVVMLGLHSHLNQTFAHLMALHNRFALIDPKETDILHDLEVALGLNEDPPPETSSNNNEAENGVEKATGDEESGDNKS, from the exons ATGTGGCTTACACGAGCAATTTATGGCAAGTCAAAGCTGGACAATGCTGCCAAGGTGCTGGTCATGGACGAGGGGTCTTTGACTACTTGCTTTTGCAG aaaaacaagAAGAAGAGAGAAAGAAGGACAAGACACATCCTCCACGGCAGATTCCAAACTTTATCTCGAAGCCACcgttttagaaagaaaattgcCGGAGATGGATATGAGAATTTTAGTTGACTTACCTGCTGGACTAGACTATAATGAATGGCTGGCCTCACATA CTATGGCCCTATTTGATCATGTGAATCTGGTCTACGGAACAATTAGTGAATTTTGCACCACAAGCACTTGTCCTGATATGACTGGTCCCGGACAAAG gaCTTACCTGTGGTTCGATGAGAAAGGGAAGAAAACCAAAGTGGCCGCCCCCCAATACATTGATTATGTGATGACCTTCATACAGAAAACCATTAGCGACGAGACTATATTTCCTACCAAATATG CGAACGAATTTCCCGTCTCGTTCGAATCGATAGTCAGGAAAATAGTGAGGCTGCTGTTCCACGTGGTGGCTCACTTGTACGCCGCCCATTTCAAAGAGGTGGTGATGCTGGGTCTGCACTCGCACTTAAACCAAACGTTCGCCCACCTGATGGCGCTCCACAACAGGTTCGCCCTGATCGATCCCAAAGAAACCGACATCCTGCACGATCTGGAGGTCGCGCTGGGTCTGAATGAGGACCCGCCACCCGAAACCTCTTCGAATAATAATGAGGCTGAAAATGGGGTCGAAAAGGCCACCGGTGACGAAGAGA GTGGCGACAATAAATCCTAA
- the LOC126733513 gene encoding MOB kinase activator-like 2 isoform X3: protein MDRLPDYLRDTMDWFIGKTRRREKEGQDTSSTADSKLYLEATVLERKLPEMDMRILVDLPAGLDYNEWLASHTMALFDHVNLVYGTISEFCTTSTCPDMTGPGQRTYLWFDEKGKKTKVAAPQYIDYVMTFIQKTISDETIFPTKYANEFPVSFESIVRKIVRLLFHVVAHLYAAHFKEVVMLGLHSHLNQTFAHLMALHNRFALIDPKETDILHDLEVALGLNEDPPPETSSNNNEAENGVEKATGDEESGDNKS from the exons ATGGACCGTTTACCAGATTATCTACGCGACACCATGGATTGGTTTATAGG aaaaacaagAAGAAGAGAGAAAGAAGGACAAGACACATCCTCCACGGCAGATTCCAAACTTTATCTCGAAGCCACcgttttagaaagaaaattgcCGGAGATGGATATGAGAATTTTAGTTGACTTACCTGCTGGACTAGACTATAATGAATGGCTGGCCTCACATA CTATGGCCCTATTTGATCATGTGAATCTGGTCTACGGAACAATTAGTGAATTTTGCACCACAAGCACTTGTCCTGATATGACTGGTCCCGGACAAAG gaCTTACCTGTGGTTCGATGAGAAAGGGAAGAAAACCAAAGTGGCCGCCCCCCAATACATTGATTATGTGATGACCTTCATACAGAAAACCATTAGCGACGAGACTATATTTCCTACCAAATATG CGAACGAATTTCCCGTCTCGTTCGAATCGATAGTCAGGAAAATAGTGAGGCTGCTGTTCCACGTGGTGGCTCACTTGTACGCCGCCCATTTCAAAGAGGTGGTGATGCTGGGTCTGCACTCGCACTTAAACCAAACGTTCGCCCACCTGATGGCGCTCCACAACAGGTTCGCCCTGATCGATCCCAAAGAAACCGACATCCTGCACGATCTGGAGGTCGCGCTGGGTCTGAATGAGGACCCGCCACCCGAAACCTCTTCGAATAATAATGAGGCTGAAAATGGGGTCGAAAAGGCCACCGGTGACGAAGAGA GTGGCGACAATAAATCCTAA
- the LOC126733511 gene encoding testis-specific serine/threonine-protein kinase 3-like, with translation MPSPVSSVHQPPTAENAHAVQPSTADSKADKKPTVLESHGYYLGKTIGTGSYATVRMAHSDRHEGNVAIKIVSKFSAPADYLKKFLPREIEVVKGLRHPNLIRFLQAIETTHRVYIIMEFAENGSLLDIIRKDQYIDETRSRKWFRQLTNALEYCHDRGVVHRDIKCENMLMDDGWNIKLSDFGFARGQMKPKNGQPILSETFCGSYAYASPEILRGIPYQPQYADIWSMGVVLFAMVFGRLPFDDSNYKELIKQVSSKVVFPKEPKVSSSCKSLINKILAPLKSRIRIAGIKQDSWFIYEEDAGGSGSRKSSLSESDDDRRLSVDPDTLVPPNLITKKELEAKARPRGARRDSTDEEQSVIAEFLPLDDDKGEDKGGTSGGKTRKSSK, from the exons ATGCCTTCCCCTGTTAGTAGTGTTCATCAGCCACCAACTGCTGAGAATGCTCATGCCGTTCAACCTTCTACGGCCGATTCAAAGGCCGATAAAAAACCAACCGTATTAGAAAGTCACGGTTATTATTTGGGCAAAACAATCGGCACAGGATCTTATGCTACGGTTCGA ATGGCGCACAGCGATAGGCATGAAGGAAATGTAGCGATTAAGATAGTAAGCAAGTTTTCAGCACCGGCCGATtacctaaaaaagtttttaccgAGAGAAATCGAAGTAGTTAAAGGCTTAAGACATCCTAATTTAATCAGGTTCTTACAGGCTATAGAAACAACTCATAG GGTCTACATCATAATGGAGTTTGCTGAAAACGGGAGCCTCCTGGACATCATTAGGAAAGATCAGTACATCGACGAGACGCGCTCGAGAAAATGGTTCAGACAACTGACGAACGCATTGGAGTACTGCCACGATCGGGGTGTGGTTCACAGAGATATAAAATGCGAGAATATGTTAATGGACGATGGGTGGAACATAAAACTTTCGGATTTTGGGTTCGCCCGAGGCCAAATGAAACCGAAAAATGGTCAACCTATCCTAAGCGAGACGTTTTGCGGTAGCTATGCCTATGCCTCACCAGAAATTTTGCGGGGAATACCTTATCAGCCGCAATACGCAGACATATGGTCGATGGGCGTGGTCCTGTTCGCCATGGTTTTCGGTAGACTACCATTCGACGATAGCAATTATAAGGAATTAATTAAG CAAGTGTCAAGCAAGGTGGTGTTTCCCAAAGAACCAAAAGTCTCTAGCAGTTgcaaatcattaattaataaaattctcgCACCATTAAAAAGTCGAATAAGAATTGCCGGGATTAAGCAGGATTCCTGGTTTATTTACGAAGAGGATGCTGGTGGTAGCGGTAGTCGAAAATCCAGTCTTTCA GAGTCCGACGATGATAGACGGCTTTCAGTTGATCCAGACACGTTGGTTCCTCCCAACCTGATTACGAAAAAGGAGTTGGAGGCGAAGGCGAGACCAAGAGGAGCAAGGAGGGACAGTACTGATGAAGAACAGTCGGTTATTGCGGAGTTTTTGCCCCTCGACGACGACAAGGGAGAAGATAAGGGAGGCACTAGCGGAGGCAAAACTAGAAAAtcttctaaataa